Proteins from one Piscinibacter lacus genomic window:
- a CDS encoding sll0787 family AIR synthase-like protein, which yields MPAVPVPTLPPIAAEIEPARALAALAEALRASRGFAHKTDIAPVRAALDPAATDASARPPAWALALDPAWAATGPAAAVPNGDDTAAIPLPASAGGGGHLLFAIEGLVEDFVARDPWFAGYSALMVNLSDIAAMGGRAIGVVDAIWATDAEAAAPVLAGLAAASARYGVPVLGGHSNLRAAHGQLAVAVLGHARALLSSFEARPGDMLMVVVDLRGAWRGEAPYWNASTQAPPERLRADLALLPALAEAGLCRAAKDISMAGVLGSTLMLLEASGVGATVDLDALPAPPGLAPAERLRWLQAFPSYGFVLSVAPDRVQAVQDHFAAAGLACAAVGRVEPGRALCLAAGSVPGLAPILLWDAGMQSFILPVAAAADRESVHG from the coding sequence ATGCCTGCCGTGCCGGTGCCGACCCTGCCGCCGATCGCGGCCGAAATCGAGCCTGCCCGGGCCCTGGCCGCCCTGGCCGAGGCGCTGCGCGCCAGCCGCGGCTTCGCGCACAAGACCGACATCGCGCCGGTGCGCGCCGCGCTCGACCCGGCCGCCACCGACGCATCCGCCCGCCCGCCGGCCTGGGCCCTGGCGCTGGACCCGGCCTGGGCCGCCACCGGCCCGGCGGCGGCCGTGCCCAATGGCGACGACACCGCCGCCATTCCCCTGCCGGCCTCGGCGGGCGGGGGCGGCCACCTGCTTTTCGCGATCGAGGGCCTGGTCGAGGACTTCGTCGCCCGCGACCCCTGGTTCGCCGGCTACAGCGCGCTGATGGTCAACCTCAGCGACATCGCCGCCATGGGCGGCCGCGCCATCGGTGTGGTCGATGCGATCTGGGCGACCGATGCCGAAGCCGCCGCCCCCGTGCTGGCCGGCCTGGCCGCCGCATCCGCCCGCTACGGCGTGCCGGTGCTGGGCGGCCACAGCAATCTGCGTGCGGCGCATGGCCAGCTTGCGGTGGCGGTGCTCGGCCACGCGCGCGCCCTGCTCAGCAGCTTCGAGGCGCGGCCGGGCGACATGCTGATGGTCGTCGTCGACCTGCGCGGCGCCTGGCGCGGCGAGGCGCCCTACTGGAATGCCAGCACCCAGGCCCCGCCCGAGCGCTTGCGCGCCGACCTGGCCCTGCTGCCCGCCCTGGCCGAGGCTGGCCTGTGCCGCGCCGCCAAGGACATCAGCATGGCCGGCGTGCTCGGCAGCACCCTGATGCTGCTGGAGGCTTCCGGGGTGGGCGCCACCGTCGACCTGGACGCCCTGCCGGCCCCGCCCGGCCTGGCGCCGGCCGAGCGCCTGCGCTGGTTGCAGGCCTTCCCGAGCTACGGCTTCGTGCTGAGCGTGGCGCCGGACCGGGTGCAGGCTGTGCAGGACCACTTCGCCGCCGCCGGCCTGGCCTGCGCAGCCGTCGGCCGCGTCGAGCCCGGCCGCGCGCTGTGCCTGGCCGCCGGCAGCGTGCCGGGGCTGGCGCCAATCCTGCTGTGGGATGCCGGCATGCAGTCCTTCATCCTTCCCGTCGCGGCTGCGGC
- a CDS encoding MSMEG_0567/Sll0786 family nitrogen starvation N-acetyltransferase: MNASPALLPRPAPAALPPWCELPQAFVPAEFRIKRAVLPWELDGAARLRRAVFCAEQGVFVGDDRDALDSIAQTLVAVACWGGQPEQVVGTVRLHQAADADPQQEPGVWWGSRLAVHPAFRSVGRIGATLIRLAVCSAHAQGAHGFFAHVQEANVPLFEKLHWKSLGPRTLHGRPHRFMQAELKAYPPCPRAEAGFVSAAFARRA; encoded by the coding sequence ATGAACGCGTCCCCCGCCCTCCTGCCCCGGCCCGCGCCCGCCGCGCTGCCGCCCTGGTGCGAGCTGCCGCAGGCCTTCGTGCCGGCCGAGTTCCGCATCAAGCGCGCGGTGCTGCCCTGGGAGCTGGACGGCGCCGCCCGCCTGCGTCGCGCCGTCTTCTGTGCCGAGCAGGGCGTCTTCGTTGGCGACGACCGCGATGCCCTCGACTCGATCGCCCAGACCCTGGTCGCCGTGGCCTGCTGGGGCGGCCAGCCCGAGCAGGTCGTCGGCACCGTGCGCCTGCACCAGGCGGCCGATGCAGACCCGCAGCAGGAGCCCGGCGTGTGGTGGGGCTCGCGCCTGGCCGTGCATCCGGCCTTCCGCAGCGTCGGCCGCATCGGCGCCACCCTGATCCGCCTGGCCGTGTGCAGCGCGCATGCCCAGGGCGCGCACGGCTTCTTCGCGCATGTGCAGGAAGCCAATGTGCCGCTGTTCGAGAAGCTGCACTGGAAGAGCCTGGGGCCGCGCACGCTGCACGGCCGGCCGCACCGCTTCATGCAGGCCGAGCTGAAGGCCTATCCGCCCTGCCCGCGGGCCGAGGCCGGCTTCGTCAGCGCGGCCTTCGCGCGCCGCGCCTGA
- a CDS encoding MSMEG_0568 family radical SAM protein codes for MSELQAQGLRLLDPQAGAASRRGGAGPSDHQAVTVDGHTVMVPVHTAQAFASAYAAEAPGADGRSVLKRGGIPIAEIRFTAEPRFYARQTADGIPYRQIATLHGRDVLATTVLQTCIRYESRRKACQFCAIGQSLAAGRTLAHKTPAQLAEVACAAVLLDDVKHMVLTTGTPPTPDRGAQVLCDSAEAITAAIAALTPARSLPLQAQLEPPDDDRWFARLQAAGVATVGMHLELVSPALRDKLMPGKASVPLSRYFSAFEAAVAVFGRGQVSSYLLAGLGDPPEAILAMCEKLIAIGVYPFVVPFVPIRGTPLEDHPAPSADFMQALLQPLAAMLQAGGLRAADIRAGCGKCGACSTLAVHESALDGVPA; via the coding sequence ATGAGCGAGTTGCAGGCCCAGGGCCTGCGCCTGCTCGACCCGCAGGCCGGGGCCGCCAGCCGCCGCGGCGGCGCCGGGCCCAGCGACCACCAGGCCGTCACCGTCGACGGCCACACCGTGATGGTGCCGGTGCACACCGCCCAGGCCTTCGCTTCCGCCTATGCGGCCGAGGCGCCGGGGGCCGATGGCCGCAGCGTGCTCAAGCGCGGCGGCATCCCGATTGCCGAGATCCGCTTCACCGCCGAACCGCGCTTCTATGCGCGGCAGACCGCCGACGGCATCCCCTACCGCCAGATCGCCACCCTGCACGGCCGCGACGTGCTGGCCACCACCGTGCTCCAGACCTGCATCCGCTACGAGAGCCGGCGCAAGGCCTGCCAGTTCTGCGCGATCGGCCAGTCGCTCGCGGCCGGCCGCACCCTCGCGCACAAGACGCCGGCCCAGCTTGCCGAGGTGGCCTGCGCCGCCGTGCTGCTCGACGACGTCAAGCACATGGTGCTGACCACCGGCACGCCGCCCACGCCGGACCGGGGCGCGCAAGTCCTGTGCGACAGCGCGGAAGCCATCACTGCGGCCATCGCCGCGCTCACCCCCGCCCGCAGCCTGCCCCTCCAGGCCCAGCTCGAACCGCCCGACGACGACCGCTGGTTCGCGCGCCTGCAAGCCGCCGGCGTGGCCACCGTCGGCATGCACCTGGAGCTGGTCAGCCCCGCGCTGCGCGACAAGCTGATGCCCGGCAAGGCCAGCGTGCCGCTGTCGCGCTACTTCAGCGCCTTCGAGGCGGCGGTGGCCGTCTTCGGCCGTGGCCAGGTCAGCAGCTACCTGCTGGCCGGCCTGGGCGATCCGCCCGAAGCCATCCTGGCGATGTGCGAGAAGCTGATCGCGATCGGCGTCTACCCCTTCGTCGTGCCCTTCGTGCCCATCCGCGGCACGCCGCTGGAAGACCATCCCGCCCCCTCGGCCGACTTCATGCAGGCCCTGCTTCAGCCGCTGGCCGCGATGCTCCAGGCCGGCGGCCTGCGCGCGGCCGACATCCGTGCCGGCTGCGGCAAGTGCGGTGCCTGCTCGACCCTGGCCGTGCACGAAAGCGCGCTCGACGGGGTGCCGGCATGA
- a CDS encoding Nit6803 family nitrilase encodes MLPHRIVRAAAVQLAPDLDRPAGTTERVVEALAQAAARGAQLVVFPETFVPYYPYFSFIKPPVAMGADHLRLMAHAPRVPGPEVEAVAAAARRHGLVVVLGINERDGGSLYNAQLVFDADGRLLLHRRKITPTYHERMVWGQGDAAGLRVVDTAVGRVGALACWEHYNPLARYALMAQGEEIHVAQFPGSMVGPIFADQMEVAIRHHALESGCFVVNATGWLHEVQIASITPDPALQKALRGGCCSAIVSPEGVHLAPPLKEGEGMVVADLDFALIDKRKRMMDSVGHYARPELLSLAINTRPAQAVVGMAGGPPGAAAPAAALASTLSPCPVPAAPAVPAELAPVRPLDPTAPPPAAAARPAQVPAAQPARP; translated from the coding sequence ATGCTGCCCCACCGCATCGTCCGCGCCGCCGCCGTGCAGCTCGCGCCGGACCTGGACCGCCCCGCCGGCACCACCGAGCGCGTGGTCGAGGCCCTGGCCCAGGCCGCGGCCAGGGGGGCGCAGCTCGTCGTCTTTCCCGAGACCTTCGTCCCCTACTACCCCTACTTCAGCTTCATCAAGCCGCCGGTGGCGATGGGCGCCGACCACCTGCGCCTGATGGCCCACGCCCCGCGCGTGCCGGGCCCCGAGGTGGAGGCCGTGGCCGCCGCCGCGCGCCGCCACGGCCTGGTCGTCGTGCTCGGCATCAACGAGCGCGACGGCGGCAGCCTCTACAACGCCCAGCTCGTCTTCGATGCCGATGGCCGGCTGCTGCTGCACCGCCGCAAGATCACGCCGACCTACCACGAGCGCATGGTCTGGGGCCAGGGCGATGCCGCCGGGCTGCGGGTGGTCGACACGGCGGTCGGCCGCGTCGGCGCCCTGGCCTGCTGGGAGCACTACAACCCCCTGGCCCGCTATGCGCTGATGGCCCAGGGCGAGGAGATCCACGTCGCGCAATTCCCCGGCTCGATGGTCGGGCCGATCTTTGCCGACCAGATGGAAGTCGCCATCCGCCATCACGCGCTGGAATCGGGCTGCTTCGTCGTCAATGCCACCGGCTGGCTGCATGAGGTGCAGATCGCCAGCATCACGCCCGACCCCGCCCTGCAGAAGGCCCTGCGCGGTGGTTGCTGCAGCGCCATCGTCTCGCCCGAGGGCGTGCACCTGGCGCCGCCGCTCAAGGAGGGCGAGGGCATGGTCGTCGCCGACCTCGACTTCGCGCTGATCGACAAGCGCAAGCGGATGATGGATTCGGTCGGCCACTATGCCCGGCCCGAGCTGCTGAGCCTGGCGATCAACACCCGGCCGGCGCAGGCGGTGGTGGGCATGGCGGGCGGGCCGCCGGGGGCTGCGGCGCCGGCTGCGGCCCTGGCATCGACGCTGTCACCCTGCCCAGTCCCCGCCGCGCCGGCTGTGCCCGCCGAGCTTGCGCCGGTGCGTCCCCTCGACCCGACCGCGCCCCCGCCCGCCGCCGCGGCCCGCCCCGCCCAGGTGCCGGCTGCCCAGCCGGCCCGGCCCTGA
- a CDS encoding MSMEG_0572/Sll0783 family nitrogen starvation response protein, with the protein MPKVTLPMRQKGDVLVDYEEKVFEDVKAQPGEKALVTFHTVAFEGSIGLVNLLQALRLLRKGFETSVLLYGPGVTLGVQRGFPTIGDEAFPGHLNFNKQIEKFIAEGGKVYACRFALQALYGHSEKNLIEGVIPINPLDVLDLTLIHRRDNAFMLHSWTL; encoded by the coding sequence ATGCCCAAAGTCACCCTGCCGATGCGCCAGAAAGGCGATGTCCTTGTCGATTACGAAGAGAAGGTCTTCGAGGACGTGAAAGCCCAGCCGGGCGAGAAGGCCCTGGTCACCTTCCACACGGTGGCCTTCGAAGGCTCGATCGGCCTGGTCAACCTGCTGCAGGCCCTGCGCCTGCTGCGCAAGGGCTTCGAGACCTCGGTGCTGCTCTACGGCCCCGGCGTCACCCTGGGCGTGCAGCGCGGCTTCCCGACGATCGGCGACGAGGCCTTCCCCGGCCACCTGAACTTCAACAAGCAGATCGAGAAGTTCATCGCCGAAGGCGGCAAGGTCTACGCCTGCCGCTTCGCGCTGCAAGCGCTCTACGGCCACAGCGAGAAGAACCTGATCGAGGGCGTGATCCCCATCAACCCGCTGGACGTGCTGGACCTGACCCTGATCCACCGCCGCGACAACGCCTTCATGCTGCACAGCTGGACCCTGTGA
- a CDS encoding PLP-dependent aminotransferase family protein gives MSPLPAHWRRRLQQPDRPAYLLLAELIAEDVRSGRLVARDRLPTLRELAQATGLNYTTVARGYAEAQRRGLIDAQSGRGSYVRGSAPALPLRGGAAMTMNLPPEPDDPALLARIREGAQAVFGEADLHALLRYQAFGGSAEDRAAGADWLAAQVPGVTAERTLVAPGIHSVLVALISQFARPGQLICVECLGYPGLKAIAAQLGVQLHALPCDEEGPSALAFEHACKHLQPRALYLNPTLQNPSTLTISRARRELLADLALHHSVPIIEDEAYAMLPARLDAPALSTLAPGLGWYVSGLSKCFGAGLRTAYVAAPSAREAERLAGTLRGLSVMASPLSNALATRWLRDGTAARMLDAVRQIGRERQALARELLGAVMPARTQGAPGGPPGLIAPEDGFHAWLRLGPPWQPVELAAWLRDQGVGAVASVAFSTDGDPPDALRLCLGGPQSHADCRAMLGRLAEALDHPRAAQGAAM, from the coding sequence ATGAGCCCCCTGCCGGCCCACTGGCGCCGCCGCCTTCAGCAGCCCGACCGGCCGGCCTACCTGCTGCTGGCCGAGCTGATCGCCGAGGACGTGCGCAGCGGCCGCCTGGTCGCGCGCGACCGCCTGCCGACGCTGCGCGAGCTGGCCCAGGCGACCGGGCTGAACTACACGACGGTCGCGCGGGGTTATGCCGAGGCGCAGCGCCGCGGCCTGATCGATGCACAGAGCGGCCGCGGCAGCTATGTGCGCGGCAGCGCGCCGGCCCTGCCGCTGCGCGGCGGCGCAGCGATGACGATGAACCTGCCGCCCGAGCCCGACGACCCGGCCCTGCTGGCGCGCATCCGCGAGGGCGCGCAAGCCGTGTTCGGCGAGGCCGACCTGCATGCGCTGCTGCGCTACCAGGCCTTCGGCGGCAGCGCCGAGGACCGCGCCGCCGGGGCCGACTGGCTGGCTGCGCAAGTGCCGGGCGTGACGGCCGAACGCACCCTGGTCGCGCCGGGCATCCACAGCGTGCTGGTGGCGCTGATCTCGCAGTTCGCGCGGCCGGGGCAGTTGATCTGCGTGGAATGCCTGGGCTACCCGGGGCTCAAGGCGATCGCCGCGCAACTGGGCGTGCAACTGCATGCCCTGCCCTGCGACGAGGAAGGTCCGAGCGCCCTGGCCTTCGAACATGCCTGCAAGCACTTGCAGCCCCGCGCGCTCTACCTGAACCCGACGCTGCAGAACCCCTCGACGCTGACCATCAGCCGCGCCCGCCGCGAGCTGCTGGCCGACCTGGCCCTGCATCACAGCGTGCCGATCATCGAGGACGAGGCCTACGCCATGCTGCCCGCGCGGCTGGATGCGCCGGCCCTGTCCACCCTGGCGCCGGGCCTGGGCTGGTATGTGAGCGGCCTGTCGAAGTGCTTCGGCGCCGGCCTGCGCACCGCCTATGTGGCCGCGCCGAGCGCGCGCGAGGCCGAGCGCCTGGCCGGCACGCTGCGCGGCCTGTCGGTGATGGCCTCGCCGCTCAGCAATGCGCTGGCGACCCGCTGGCTGCGCGACGGCACCGCCGCGCGCATGCTGGACGCCGTGCGCCAGATCGGCCGCGAGCGCCAGGCCCTGGCCCGCGAGCTGCTCGGCGCGGTGATGCCGGCCCGCACCCAGGGCGCGCCCGGCGGGCCGCCGGGCTTGATCGCGCCGGAGGATGGCTTCCATGCCTGGCTGCGCCTGGGCCCGCCCTGGCAGCCGGTCGAGCTGGCCGCCTGGCTGCGCGACCAGGGCGTGGGCGCGGTCGCGAGCGTCGCCTTCTCGACCGACGGCGACCCGCCCGATGCGCTGCGCCTGTGCCTGGGCGGGCCGCAGTCGCATGCCGACTGCCGGGCCATGCTCGGCCGCCTGGCCGAGGCGCTGGACCATCCGCGCGCCGCCCAGGGCGCGGCGATGTAG
- the yajC gene encoding preprotein translocase subunit YajC — MFIAQAFAQTAPAAAPAGGPESSLLSMLPLLLMFVVLYFVMIRPQMKKQKEHKAMIDALAKGDEVVTGGGLLGRVSKLGEAILHVELADGVEVQIQRQAVVQVLPKGTLK, encoded by the coding sequence GTGTTCATTGCCCAAGCCTTTGCCCAGACCGCCCCCGCCGCCGCGCCTGCCGGCGGCCCGGAGTCCAGCCTGCTGTCAATGCTGCCGCTGCTGCTGATGTTCGTGGTGCTGTACTTCGTGATGATCCGGCCGCAGATGAAGAAGCAGAAGGAGCACAAGGCCATGATCGACGCCCTGGCCAAGGGCGACGAGGTCGTCACCGGCGGCGGCCTGCTGGGCCGGGTGAGCAAGCTGGGCGAGGCGATCCTGCATGTGGAACTGGCCGACGGTGTCGAGGTCCAGATCCAGCGCCAAGCCGTGGTGCAGGTGCTGCCCAAGGGCACGCTGAAGTGA
- the secD gene encoding protein translocase subunit SecD, protein MNRYPWWKYAILVVALVVGLLYALPNLYGEAPAVQVSSGKATVKVTAELLPRVEGALREAGVNADFVQLEGSSIRARFENTDTQIKAKDAIAKALNPDPADPGYIVALNLVSRSPAWLGSLHALPMYLGLDLRGGVHFLMQVDMPAALDRRIEALGADMRTVLRDKGIRHAGVNREGRRIDLRFRDAETRIKAREALLEALPDLNFADAADGSDLLLRATLKPEAALRLQDQALKQNINTLHNRINELGVAEPVIQQQGADRVVVQLPGVQDTAKAKDIIGRTATLEVRMVDDSPEALGGLNGGVLPLGTERFQDRNGQAIVVKKAVVLTGENLTDAQPGFDGQTQEPTVNLTLDGKGARIFRDVTRENVGKRMAILLFEKGRGEVVTAPVIRSEIGGGRVQISGRMTTQEANDTALLLRAGSLAAPMEIIEERTIGPSLGAENIAKGFNSVMWGFAAIAVFMCAYYMLFGVFSSLALALNLLLLTAVLSMLQATLTLPGIAAIALTLGMAIDANVLINERVREELRNGAAPQTAIHLGYERAFATILDSNITTLIAGVALLAFGSGPVRGFAVVHCLGILTSMFSAVLFSRGLVNLWYGRQKKLKTVSIGQVWKPQTTTPGSTPAPRG, encoded by the coding sequence ATGAATCGTTATCCCTGGTGGAAGTACGCGATCCTGGTGGTCGCGCTGGTCGTCGGCCTGCTCTACGCGCTGCCCAACCTCTATGGCGAGGCGCCGGCGGTGCAGGTCTCCAGCGGCAAGGCCACCGTCAAGGTGACGGCCGAGCTGCTGCCGCGCGTGGAAGGCGCGCTGCGCGAAGCCGGGGTGAATGCCGACTTCGTGCAGCTCGAAGGCAGCTCGATCCGCGCCCGCTTCGAGAACACCGACACCCAGATCAAGGCCAAGGACGCGATCGCCAAGGCCCTGAACCCCGACCCGGCCGACCCCGGCTACATCGTCGCGCTCAACCTGGTCAGCCGCTCGCCGGCCTGGCTGGGCAGCCTGCATGCCCTGCCCATGTACCTGGGCCTGGACCTGCGCGGCGGCGTGCACTTCCTGATGCAGGTCGACATGCCCGCGGCCCTGGACCGCCGCATCGAGGCCCTGGGCGCCGACATGCGCACCGTGCTGCGTGACAAGGGCATCCGCCATGCCGGCGTGAACCGCGAAGGCCGCCGCATCGACCTGCGCTTCCGCGATGCCGAAACCCGCATCAAGGCACGCGAGGCCCTGCTGGAGGCCCTGCCCGACCTGAACTTCGCCGACGCCGCCGACGGCAGCGACCTGCTGCTGCGCGCCACGCTCAAGCCCGAGGCCGCGCTGCGCCTGCAAGACCAGGCGCTCAAGCAGAACATCAACACCCTGCACAACCGGATCAATGAACTCGGCGTGGCCGAGCCGGTGATCCAGCAGCAGGGCGCCGACCGCGTCGTGGTGCAACTGCCCGGCGTGCAGGACACCGCCAAGGCCAAGGACATCATCGGCCGCACCGCCACGCTGGAAGTGCGCATGGTCGACGACAGCCCCGAGGCCCTGGGCGGCCTGAACGGCGGCGTGCTGCCGCTGGGCACCGAGCGCTTCCAGGACCGCAACGGCCAGGCCATCGTCGTCAAGAAGGCCGTGGTGCTGACCGGCGAGAACCTGACCGACGCCCAGCCCGGCTTCGACGGCCAGACCCAGGAGCCGACCGTCAACCTGACGCTCGACGGCAAGGGCGCGCGCATCTTCCGCGACGTGACGCGCGAGAACGTCGGCAAGCGCATGGCCATCCTGCTGTTCGAGAAGGGCCGTGGCGAGGTGGTGACCGCGCCGGTGATCCGCAGCGAGATCGGCGGCGGCCGGGTGCAGATCAGCGGCCGCATGACGACGCAGGAAGCCAATGACACCGCGCTGCTGCTGCGCGCCGGCTCGCTGGCCGCACCGATGGAGATCATCGAGGAGCGCACCATCGGCCCGAGCCTGGGCGCCGAGAACATCGCCAAGGGCTTCAACAGCGTGATGTGGGGCTTCGCGGCCATCGCGGTCTTCATGTGCGCCTACTACATGCTGTTCGGCGTGTTCTCCTCGCTGGCGCTGGCGCTGAACCTGCTGCTGCTGACGGCCGTGCTGTCGATGCTGCAAGCCACGCTGACGCTGCCGGGCATCGCCGCCATCGCCCTGACCCTGGGCATGGCGATCGACGCGAACGTGCTGATCAACGAGCGGGTTCGTGAGGAACTGCGCAATGGCGCGGCGCCGCAGACGGCCATCCACCTCGGCTACGAGCGGGCTTTTGCGACCATCCTCGACTCGAACATCACCACGCTGATCGCGGGCGTGGCCCTGCTGGCCTTCGGTTCCGGCCCG